One region of Verrucomicrobiota bacterium genomic DNA includes:
- a CDS encoding ATP synthase F0 subunit C, translating into MLTPMLAEMSGSIHVGLAGLGSAIGVGLVGMKASEAVGRNPGAFGKVITLAVLGMALSEAIVFYALFLVKATP; encoded by the coding sequence ATGTTAACGCCAATGTTGGCAGAAATGAGCGGCAGCATCCACGTGGGTCTGGCCGGACTCGGCTCGGCAATCGGTGTGGGGCTAGTCGGCATGAAGGCTTCTGAAGCGGTGGGGCGCAACCCCGGCGCGTTCGGCAAAGTCATCACGCTGGCGGTGTTGGGCATGGCTCTGTCCGAGGCCATCGTGTTCTACGCGCTGTTCCTCGTGAAGGCAACACCGTAG
- the atpF gene encoding F0F1 ATP synthase subunit B yields the protein MNQFTFLASIGSDLSETAKSTAEKFGLDKPHFIAQVISFGIVAFLLYRFAYKPILTMLEERRQRIAEGLANADKIKAELARTEALQRAALEKANVEAGKLIEEARTAAARVQEQETQKAIAAAEQIIAKAREAAVQDHARMLTELRREVGRLVVATTGKVTGKILTTEDQQRLAEEANRQLAA from the coding sequence ATGAATCAATTTACATTTCTCGCGAGCATCGGCAGCGACCTGTCGGAAACCGCCAAGAGCACGGCGGAGAAATTCGGCTTGGACAAGCCGCATTTTATCGCGCAGGTCATCAGCTTTGGTATCGTCGCGTTCCTGTTGTATCGCTTCGCCTACAAACCGATCCTGACGATGCTGGAGGAACGGCGGCAACGCATCGCAGAAGGTCTGGCGAACGCGGACAAAATCAAAGCCGAACTGGCGCGCACGGAAGCTTTGCAGCGCGCGGCATTGGAAAAGGCGAATGTGGAGGCCGGCAAACTCATTGAAGAAGCCCGCACCGCCGCGGCGCGCGTGCAGGAGCAGGAGACCCAAAAGGCCATCGCCGCCGCCGAACAGATCATCGCCAAAGCTCGTGAAGCCGCGGTGCAGGACCATGCCCGGATGTTGACGGAACTCCGCCGCGAAGTGGGGCGATTGGTCGTTGCGACCACCGGCAAGGTGACCGGCAAGATCCTGACGACGGAGGATCAGCAACGGCTGGCCGAAGAAGCGAATCGTCAACTGGCGGCCTGA
- a CDS encoding F0F1 ATP synthase subunit delta: MKISKQARRDAKQLFRSCQVNGSLDENRVRQVVQLVIARKPRKFVAILSHFQRLVKLEVARRTAKVESATSLSEESQSSVRANLTGVYGDGLTISFAQNPALIGGLRIHVGSDVYDGSVQARLAALQESF, encoded by the coding sequence ATGAAAATTTCCAAACAAGCGCGGCGCGATGCCAAACAACTGTTCCGCAGTTGCCAGGTAAACGGTTCGCTGGATGAGAACCGCGTCCGCCAGGTTGTGCAACTGGTCATTGCGCGAAAGCCGCGAAAGTTTGTCGCGATCCTGTCGCATTTCCAGCGTTTGGTGAAACTGGAAGTGGCGCGGCGCACGGCCAAAGTGGAAAGCGCGACGTCACTTTCTGAAGAATCGCAGTCCAGTGTACGGGCGAATTTGACCGGGGTTTATGGCGACGGATTGACCATTTCGTTCGCGCAAAATCCGGCGTTGATCGGCGGTTTGAGGATTCACGTCGGCAGCGATGTTTACGATGGCAGCGTCCAGGCGCGATTGGCCGCGTTGCAGGAAAGCTTTTAA
- a CDS encoding F0F1 ATP synthase subunit alpha, producing MSNLLQEIEAQISGVKTSVAKQNVGTVREIGDGVAKIEGLTDVMLNEMIDFGNGVTGLALNLEETEVGAIILGDYTGIKEGQEVRTTGKLLQVPVGKGLLGRVVNSLGQPVDGKGPVKSEISYPVEKIAPGIIKRKSVSQPVQTGIMAIDAMIPIGRGQRELIIGDRSTGKTTIGVDTMINQAIINRAAEAAGDKEYRPLYNIYVAIGQKQSNVARVISVLEEAGAMPYTIIVVASASDSATNQYLAPFAGCAMGEWFMDNGMDALIIYDDLSKHATAYRQVSLVLKRPSGREAYPGDVFYLHSRLLERSARVAEKYGNGSLTGLPIIETQLGDVSAYIPTNVISITDGQIYLETDLFYQGVRPAISVGLSVSRVGSAAQIKAMKQVAGRVKLELAQFRELAAFAQFGSDLDAATQAKIERGKRVVEVFKQPQYKPQPVEAQAAVLWAVQNGHFDDVAVDKIKDCQNKLTDYLTSRKAELMARIAKEKALSDALIADLKAAVTEFKQTYK from the coding sequence ATGAGCAACTTATTGCAAGAAATCGAAGCCCAAATCTCGGGCGTGAAAACGAGTGTGGCGAAGCAGAACGTCGGCACCGTCCGCGAAATCGGCGACGGCGTGGCCAAGATCGAGGGTCTCACCGACGTGATGCTTAATGAGATGATCGACTTCGGCAACGGCGTCACCGGGCTGGCGTTGAATCTCGAAGAAACCGAGGTCGGCGCCATCATTCTCGGCGATTACACCGGTATCAAGGAAGGCCAGGAAGTCCGCACCACCGGCAAATTGCTTCAGGTGCCCGTCGGCAAAGGGCTGCTGGGGCGCGTTGTCAATTCGCTCGGGCAGCCGGTCGATGGCAAAGGGCCGGTCAAAAGCGAGATTTCCTATCCGGTCGAAAAAATTGCGCCCGGCATCATCAAACGCAAATCCGTCAGCCAACCGGTGCAGACCGGCATCATGGCCATTGACGCGATGATCCCGATTGGCCGCGGCCAGCGCGAACTCATCATCGGCGACCGTTCGACCGGCAAGACGACGATTGGTGTCGATACGATGATCAATCAAGCGATCATCAACCGCGCCGCGGAAGCAGCGGGCGACAAGGAGTATCGGCCGCTTTACAATATTTATGTCGCGATTGGACAGAAGCAGTCGAACGTGGCGCGCGTCATCAGCGTGCTCGAGGAAGCCGGCGCGATGCCGTACACAATCATCGTCGTGGCGTCGGCTTCGGACTCGGCGACGAACCAGTACCTCGCGCCGTTCGCGGGTTGCGCGATGGGGGAATGGTTCATGGATAACGGCATGGACGCGCTCATCATTTACGATGACTTGTCCAAGCACGCGACGGCTTACCGTCAAGTGTCGCTGGTGTTGAAACGTCCGTCCGGTCGCGAGGCGTATCCGGGCGACGTGTTTTATCTGCACAGTCGTTTGCTCGAACGGTCGGCGCGAGTCGCTGAGAAATATGGCAACGGTTCGCTTACCGGACTGCCGATCATTGAAACTCAATTGGGCGACGTTTCGGCCTACATTCCGACGAACGTCATTTCGATCACCGACGGCCAGATTTATCTGGAAACAGATTTGTTCTATCAGGGTGTGCGACCAGCCATTTCGGTCGGCTTGTCCGTGTCGCGTGTCGGGTCGGCGGCGCAAATCAAGGCGATGAAGCAGGTTGCCGGTCGCGTGAAACTGGAACTGGCGCAGTTCCGCGAGCTGGCGGCCTTCGCGCAGTTTGGCTCGGACCTGGACGCGGCGACGCAGGCGAAAATTGAACGCGGCAAGCGCGTGGTTGAGGTTTTCAAGCAACCGCAATACAAGCCGCAACCTGTCGAGGCGCAGGCGGCTGTGCTTTGGGCGGTGCAGAATGGTCATTTCGACGACGTGGCGGTGGACAAGATCAAAGATTGTCAGAACAAACTGACCGATTATCTGACCAGCCGCAAAGCGGAGTTGATGGCGAGGATTGCGAAGGAAAAGGCGCTGAGCGACGCGTTGATCGCAGATTTGAAGGCCGCGGTCACGGAGTTCAAACAAACGTACAAGTAG
- the atpG gene encoding ATP synthase F1 subunit gamma: MATTRDLRRRIKSIKNTSQITKAMQMVAASKMRKAQQAALSGRPYATLMNEVLGEVTANAGDFSHPLMEKREVKRRSVIIISTDKGLCGALNSNLLREAAKFDKDTTIYITAGRKASQFVARTRRQLAAEFTYKDAPLFGEARAISTFARELFTKGEVDQVDVLYTNFISTLNQKPEQHQLLPVGEINGVSMDIHGHATSEKLTQSGTEFLFEPSVGDVLGAMLPHYLNFQIYQFLLEAKASEHSARMVAMKNATDNAKQLIKDLTLEYNKLRQANITKELLEITSAAMSLG, translated from the coding sequence ATGGCAACCACCCGCGATTTAAGACGCCGCATCAAGTCGATCAAGAACACGTCGCAGATCACCAAGGCGATGCAGATGGTGGCGGCGTCCAAGATGCGCAAGGCCCAGCAGGCCGCGCTGTCGGGACGGCCGTACGCCACATTGATGAACGAGGTGCTGGGTGAAGTGACGGCCAATGCGGGGGATTTCTCACATCCACTGATGGAGAAGCGCGAGGTAAAGCGGCGCAGCGTCATCATCATCAGCACGGACAAAGGATTGTGCGGCGCGCTCAACAGCAACCTGCTGCGCGAGGCGGCGAAATTCGACAAGGACACGACGATCTATATCACCGCTGGACGCAAAGCGTCTCAGTTCGTCGCGCGCACCAGACGTCAACTCGCTGCCGAGTTCACTTACAAGGACGCGCCGTTGTTCGGCGAGGCGCGGGCGATTTCAACCTTTGCCCGCGAGCTGTTCACCAAAGGCGAGGTGGATCAAGTCGATGTGCTTTACACCAATTTCATCTCCACGTTGAACCAAAAGCCGGAACAGCATCAATTGTTGCCGGTCGGCGAGATCAACGGCGTGTCGATGGATATTCACGGTCACGCGACCTCGGAGAAGTTGACGCAGAGTGGGACGGAGTTTCTCTTCGAGCCAAGCGTGGGCGACGTGCTGGGCGCGATGCTGCCGCATTACTTGAATTTCCAGATCTATCAATTTCTGCTCGAGGCCAAGGCGAGCGAACACAGTGCGCGCATGGTCGCCATGAAGAATGCGACCGACAACGCCAAGCAACTCATCAAAGACCTGACGCTCGAATACAACAAACTGCGCCAGGCGAACATCACGAAGGAACTTTTGGAAATCACCAGCGCCGCGATGTCGCTGGGCTAA
- the atpD gene encoding F0F1 ATP synthase subunit beta: MNKGKIVQIIGPVVDVEFAGELPAIYNALTVEFSVQGQPVKLTLEVQQHLGDNWVRAVAMSSTEGLKRGYDVVDTGKAISMPVGDAVMGRVFNVIGEPVDERGPVQADKYYPIHRPAPPLVDQTTSPQVLTTGIKVIDLICPFLKGGKVGAFGGAGVGKTVVIMELINNIAKQHGGYSVFAGVGERTREGNDLYHEMSEAGVINQKDLSKSKVALVYGQMNEPPGARLRVALSGLAITEYFRDEKNQDVLLFIDNIFRFSQAGSEVSALLGRTPSAVGYQPTLAAEMGDLQERITSTKKGSITSFQAVYVPADDLTDPAPATTFAHLDATIVLERSIAELGIYPAVDPLASNSRALTPEIVGQEHYDVARGVQKVLQRYKDLQDIIAILGMDELSPDDKLTVFRARKIQRFLSQPFSVAEVFTGHAGKQVAITDTVKGFKEILEGKHDDVGEGNFYMKGKIEEIKEG; encoded by the coding sequence ATGAATAAAGGTAAAATCGTTCAAATCATCGGTCCCGTCGTGGACGTTGAGTTCGCTGGCGAGCTTCCCGCCATCTACAACGCGTTGACCGTGGAGTTCAGCGTGCAGGGGCAGCCCGTCAAGCTGACGCTCGAGGTGCAGCAGCATCTTGGCGACAACTGGGTGCGCGCCGTCGCCATGTCCAGCACCGAAGGGCTGAAGCGCGGTTACGATGTCGTGGACACCGGCAAGGCGATTTCCATGCCCGTGGGCGACGCCGTGATGGGCCGCGTGTTCAACGTCATCGGCGAACCGGTGGACGAGCGCGGGCCGGTCCAGGCCGACAAGTACTATCCCATCCATCGTCCGGCGCCGCCGTTGGTTGATCAAACAACTTCACCCCAGGTCCTCACCACTGGCATCAAAGTCATCGACCTCATCTGCCCGTTCTTGAAAGGCGGCAAGGTCGGCGCGTTTGGGGGCGCAGGCGTCGGCAAAACAGTCGTCATCATGGAACTCATCAACAACATCGCCAAGCAGCACGGAGGTTATTCCGTGTTCGCCGGCGTCGGAGAACGCACGCGCGAAGGGAACGACCTCTACCACGAAATGTCCGAAGCGGGCGTCATCAACCAAAAGGATTTGAGCAAATCGAAGGTGGCCCTCGTGTATGGGCAGATGAACGAGCCACCCGGAGCGCGGCTTCGCGTGGCGCTGTCCGGCCTTGCCATCACCGAATATTTCCGCGACGAGAAGAATCAGGACGTGCTGCTGTTCATCGACAACATTTTCCGTTTCTCGCAAGCCGGCTCGGAAGTTTCCGCGTTGCTGGGCCGCACCCCGAGCGCGGTGGGTTATCAACCAACCCTCGCCGCGGAAATGGGCGATTTACAGGAACGCATCACTTCGACCAAGAAGGGTTCAATCACATCATTCCAGGCTGTTTACGTGCCCGCGGACGATTTGACGGACCCGGCGCCGGCGACGACGTTCGCGCATCTGGACGCGACGATTGTGTTGGAACGATCCATCGCCGAGCTGGGCATTTATCCGGCGGTTGATCCGCTCGCGTCGAACTCGCGCGCCTTGACACCGGAAATTGTCGGGCAGGAACATTATGACGTGGCGCGTGGCGTGCAAAAGGTTTTGCAACGTTACAAGGACCTGCAGGACATCATCGCGATTCTCGGCATGGACGAACTTTCGCCGGACGACAAACTTACTGTATTCCGCGCGCGCAAGATTCAACGCTTCCTGAGTCAGCCGTTCTCGGTGGCTGAAGTCTTCACAGGTCACGCCGGAAAGCAGGTGGCCATCACCGACACCGTCAAAGGCTTCAAGGAAATCCTTGAGGGCAAACACGATGATGTTGGTGAAGGCAATTTTTACATGAAAGGCAAGATCGAAGAGATCAAAGAAGGTTGA
- a CDS encoding F0F1 ATP synthase subunit epsilon has protein sequence MATLKLEIVTPEAKTYSEDVDMVTLPGVEGEMGIYPMHVPLMTQIVAGEVAVRKDGQDYFLAVGEGFVEITGDKVAIMTDMAIKAADIDEAKAEEARRRAEARLAEKLDDEEAALVSAALMHSLAQLKVKRRQQR, from the coding sequence ATGGCCACGCTGAAATTAGAAATCGTCACGCCGGAAGCGAAGACCTACTCGGAGGACGTTGACATGGTCACGCTGCCGGGAGTGGAGGGCGAGATGGGGATCTATCCCATGCACGTTCCGCTGATGACCCAAATCGTGGCCGGCGAAGTTGCCGTGCGCAAAGACGGCCAGGATTATTTTCTCGCCGTGGGAGAAGGGTTTGTGGAAATCACGGGCGACAAGGTCGCCATCATGACGGACATGGCGATCAAGGCCGCCGACATCGACGAAGCCAAAGCCGAGGAGGCCCGACGCCGCGCTGAAGCCCGCCTGGCCGAGAAACTCGACGATGAAGAGGCCGCGCTGGTGAGCGCCGCGCTGATGCATTCGCTGGCCCAACTGAAAGTGAAACGGCGACAACAACGCTAA